A genomic stretch from Enterobacter dykesii includes:
- the eptB gene encoding kdo(2)-lipid A phosphoethanolamine 7''-transferase yields MKYIRSLTQQRLCLMLAVYIGLFLNGAVLFRRVEGYFENLTVSNGIFAAIEVFGSVLATFFLLRLLSLFGRRTWQILASLVVIISAAASYYMTFMNVVIGYGIVASVMTTDIDLSKEVVGKGFIVWTVLACLIPLFFIWSNTCRYTLLRQLRTRGQRIRNIVVVLLAGLLVWAPIRLMETQQKRLEKRTGVDMPSYGGVVANSYLPSNWLSALGLYAWAQADESSDVKSLINPTKQFTYQPPADGIDDTYVVFVIGETTRWDHMGILGYNRDTTPKLAQEKNLVAYRGYSCDTATKLSLRCMFVREGGASDNPQRTLKEQNVFAVLKQLGFSSDLFAMQSEMWFYTNTLADNIAYREQIGAEPRNRGKNVDDMLLLEEMSQSLKNHPQGKHLVILHTKGSHYSYYQRYTRDFAKWQPECVGINKDCSKQELINAYDNSVLYVDTFLSRVIDQLRDKKAIVIYAADHGESINEKEHLHGTPRKLAPPEQFRVPMIMWMSDKYLENPEKAKMFAQLKKEAEMKVPRRHVELYDTIMGCLGYTSPNGGINENNNWCKLPDNSVKAAQ; encoded by the coding sequence ATGAAATACATTAGGTCTCTTACCCAGCAAAGATTGTGTCTGATGCTGGCTGTCTATATCGGATTATTTCTGAATGGCGCGGTACTGTTCAGAAGAGTGGAAGGTTATTTTGAAAACCTTACCGTGAGTAATGGTATTTTTGCCGCCATTGAAGTGTTCGGCTCCGTCCTCGCTACCTTCTTCCTCTTACGCCTGCTGTCCCTTTTTGGCCGACGTACCTGGCAAATTTTGGCCTCGCTGGTGGTGATTATTTCCGCCGCCGCAAGCTATTACATGACCTTTATGAACGTGGTCATTGGTTACGGTATCGTTGCCTCGGTGATGACCACGGATATCGACCTCTCGAAAGAGGTGGTAGGGAAAGGCTTTATCGTCTGGACGGTTTTAGCCTGTCTGATCCCGCTGTTCTTTATCTGGAGCAATACCTGCCGCTATACGCTGTTACGCCAGCTGCGCACCCGTGGACAGCGGATCCGCAATATCGTCGTCGTCCTGCTGGCCGGTCTGCTGGTATGGGCGCCTATTCGCCTGATGGAGACGCAGCAAAAACGCCTCGAAAAAAGAACGGGCGTGGATATGCCAAGCTATGGCGGCGTGGTGGCAAACTCGTATTTGCCGTCTAACTGGCTGTCAGCGTTAGGTCTGTATGCCTGGGCGCAGGCGGACGAATCCAGTGATGTGAAATCGCTGATCAATCCAACGAAACAATTCACCTACCAGCCGCCAGCCGACGGGATTGATGATACGTACGTCGTCTTTGTCATCGGCGAAACGACGCGCTGGGATCATATGGGTATTCTCGGCTATAACCGGGATACCACGCCAAAGCTGGCGCAGGAGAAAAACCTGGTGGCTTACCGTGGCTATTCCTGCGATACCGCAACGAAGCTTTCGCTGCGCTGTATGTTTGTGCGTGAAGGCGGTGCAAGCGATAACCCGCAACGCACGCTGAAAGAGCAGAACGTGTTTGCCGTGCTGAAGCAGCTTGGATTTAGCTCAGACCTGTTCGCCATGCAAAGTGAGATGTGGTTCTACACCAATACTCTGGCAGATAACATAGCGTACCGTGAGCAGATTGGCGCCGAGCCGCGTAACCGCGGCAAAAACGTCGACGACATGCTGCTGCTGGAAGAGATGTCGCAATCCCTCAAGAACCATCCGCAGGGTAAGCATCTGGTTATTCTGCATACCAAAGGGTCGCATTACAGCTATTATCAGCGCTACACGCGTGATTTCGCGAAGTGGCAGCCTGAGTGCGTGGGCATTAATAAAGACTGCAGCAAGCAGGAGCTGATCAACGCCTACGATAACTCGGTGCTGTACGTGGATACCTTCCTGAGTCGGGTGATCGACCAGCTGCGCGATAAAAAAGCGATTGTGATTTACGCGGCAGACCACGGTGAATCCATCAACGAGAAAGAGCACCTGCACGGTACGCCGCGCAAGCTGGCACCGCCAGAGCAGTTCCGCGTGCCGATGATCATGTGGATGTCGGATAAGTATCTGGAAAATCCGGAGAAGGCGAAGATGTTTGCTCAGCTGAAAAAAGAGGCGGAGATGAAGGTGCCGCGTCGTCACGTTGAGCTTTACGACACCATTATGGGCTGTCTCGGCTATACCTCACCGAACGGTGGGATTAACGAAAACAACAACTGGTGTAAACTCCCTGATAACAGCGTAAAAGCCGCGCAGTAG